The proteins below come from a single Panicum hallii strain FIL2 chromosome 7, PHallii_v3.1, whole genome shotgun sequence genomic window:
- the LOC112900933 gene encoding probable protein phosphatase 2C 43 isoform X2, whose protein sequence is MWPWLERIASACWDRVRRYALTRKDEDEDDGDGAGADELLWSRDLARHAAGEFSFAVVQANDVLEDHSQVETGAAATFVGVYDGHGGAEASRFISNHLSAHIVRLAQEHGTMSEDVVRNAFSATEEGFLSLVRRTHLIKPAMATIGSCCLVGIIWRGTLYLANLGDSRAVVGCSNGQNKIVAEQLTRDHNAGMEEIRQELRSLHPDDSQIVVLKNGVWRIKGIIQVSRSIGDAYLKKREFALDPSTARFHLSEPLRRPVLTSEPSICSRVLSSQDRFLIFASDGLWEHISNQEAVEMVHNSPREGIARRLVQAALKEAASKREMRYGDIKKLDRGVRRYFHDDITVVVVFIDHEQLRQEDSASVPELSVRGFVDAGGPSSFSGLNGIT, encoded by the exons ATGTGGCCGTGGCTGGAGAGGATTGCGTCCGCGTGCTGGGACCGGGTCCGGAGGTACGCGCTTACGAGgaaggatgaggatgaggacgacggcgacggcgccggcgcggaCGAGCTGCTGTGGTCGCGGGACCTCGCGCGGCACGCGGCGGGCGAGTTCTCCTTCGCCGTCGTGCAGGCGAACGACGTGCTGGAGGACCACAGCCAGGTCGAGacgggcgccgccgccaccttcgtcGGCGTCTACGACGGCCACGGGGGTGCCGAGGCGTCCCGCTTCATCTCCAACCACCTTTCTGCGCACATCGTCC GTCTTGCACAAGAACATGGAACAATGTCTGAGGATGTCGTTCGAAATGCCTTTTCTGCTACAGAGGAAGGCTTCTTGTCGCTAGTGCGCAGGACACATTTGATAAAACCTGCTATGGCTACTATTGGATCTTGCTGTCTGGTTGGTATCATATGGAGAGGGACACTTTACCTGGCCAATCTTGGTGATTCTCGGGCAGTCGTTGGTTGTTCGAATGGACAAAACAAGATTGTTGCTGAGCAGTTAACAAGAGACCACAATGCTGGCATGGAAGAGATAAGGCAGGAGCTTAGGTCTCTTCATCCTGATGATTCGCAAATAGTTGTTCTTAAGAATGGTGTTTGGCGCATCAAAGGCATTATACAG GTTTCAAGGTCTATAGGTGATGCATACTTGAAGAAGCGAGAATTCGCTCTTGATCCGTCCACGGCTCGTTTCCACCTCTCTGAACCTCTCCGTCGGCCTGTTCTGACGTCAGAGCCATCTATCTGTTCAAGAGTTCTTAGTTCACAAGACAGGTTTTTGATCTTTGCATCAGATGGATTATGGGAGCACATCTCGAACCAGGAAGCCGTCGAAATGGTCCACAATAGTCCACGAGAA GGTATTGCAAGGAGATTAGTACAAGCAGCTCTAAAAGAAGCTGCCAGTAAGAGGGAAATGAGGTACGGTGATATTAAGAAGCTCGATAGAGGAGTCCGCCGCTACTTCCACGATGACATCACGGTCGTAGTCGTCTTCATCGATCATGAGCAGCTGCGGCAGGAGGATTCAGCCTCCGTTCCCGAACTCTCAGTTCGTGGGTTTGTTGATGCTGGAGGCCCCTCCAGCTTTTCAGGGCTGAATGGCATTACTTGA
- the LOC112900933 gene encoding probable protein phosphatase 2C 43 isoform X1: protein MLEALEAAGAEPSGGLRRFLKPSATSRSRSKDDGGGADGDGAGADELLWSRDLARHAAGEFSFAVVQANDVLEDHSQVETGAAATFVGVYDGHGGAEASRFISNHLSAHIVRLAQEHGTMSEDVVRNAFSATEEGFLSLVRRTHLIKPAMATIGSCCLVGIIWRGTLYLANLGDSRAVVGCSNGQNKIVAEQLTRDHNAGMEEIRQELRSLHPDDSQIVVLKNGVWRIKGIIQVSRSIGDAYLKKREFALDPSTARFHLSEPLRRPVLTSEPSICSRVLSSQDRFLIFASDGLWEHISNQEAVEMVHNSPREGIARRLVQAALKEAASKREMRYGDIKKLDRGVRRYFHDDITVVVVFIDHEQLRQEDSASVPELSVRGFVDAGGPSSFSGLNGIT from the exons gacggcgacggcgccggcgcggaCGAGCTGCTGTGGTCGCGGGACCTCGCGCGGCACGCGGCGGGCGAGTTCTCCTTCGCCGTCGTGCAGGCGAACGACGTGCTGGAGGACCACAGCCAGGTCGAGacgggcgccgccgccaccttcgtcGGCGTCTACGACGGCCACGGGGGTGCCGAGGCGTCCCGCTTCATCTCCAACCACCTTTCTGCGCACATCGTCC GTCTTGCACAAGAACATGGAACAATGTCTGAGGATGTCGTTCGAAATGCCTTTTCTGCTACAGAGGAAGGCTTCTTGTCGCTAGTGCGCAGGACACATTTGATAAAACCTGCTATGGCTACTATTGGATCTTGCTGTCTGGTTGGTATCATATGGAGAGGGACACTTTACCTGGCCAATCTTGGTGATTCTCGGGCAGTCGTTGGTTGTTCGAATGGACAAAACAAGATTGTTGCTGAGCAGTTAACAAGAGACCACAATGCTGGCATGGAAGAGATAAGGCAGGAGCTTAGGTCTCTTCATCCTGATGATTCGCAAATAGTTGTTCTTAAGAATGGTGTTTGGCGCATCAAAGGCATTATACAG GTTTCAAGGTCTATAGGTGATGCATACTTGAAGAAGCGAGAATTCGCTCTTGATCCGTCCACGGCTCGTTTCCACCTCTCTGAACCTCTCCGTCGGCCTGTTCTGACGTCAGAGCCATCTATCTGTTCAAGAGTTCTTAGTTCACAAGACAGGTTTTTGATCTTTGCATCAGATGGATTATGGGAGCACATCTCGAACCAGGAAGCCGTCGAAATGGTCCACAATAGTCCACGAGAA GGTATTGCAAGGAGATTAGTACAAGCAGCTCTAAAAGAAGCTGCCAGTAAGAGGGAAATGAGGTACGGTGATATTAAGAAGCTCGATAGAGGAGTCCGCCGCTACTTCCACGATGACATCACGGTCGTAGTCGTCTTCATCGATCATGAGCAGCTGCGGCAGGAGGATTCAGCCTCCGTTCCCGAACTCTCAGTTCGTGGGTTTGTTGATGCTGGAGGCCCCTCCAGCTTTTCAGGGCTGAATGGCATTACTTGA